From Polaribacter haliotis:
TCAACGCAAAGAAACCAAGTACTTGGAACGAAGAAGTTTATAATCAATTAAACGAAGCGTGGAGAACCAGTGAAGGAGAAAATATTTATTTCGAAAAAGAGCTAACAGTTATAGAAAAAAATCAGGCAATATTAGATTCCATTCAACTGATTTCTAAAAAGGAAAAGAACGTTAAAGAAATTCAGCGTCTTCAAAAACAGATAGATTCTATTCGTATTAATCAATAATTTTTTTTGAAGCTATTTCCTGCTTTCCATTGTATCTTTTTTTGAAGAAAATTCAAAAAAAGGATGCCATTTCAATCAGGGCTAAACTTGTTTATAAACCATATTACTTATCAATAAACCCTTCAGAATCTATAATCTGAAGGGTTTTTAATTTTACAGAAATAATCAAAACAAATACATAATATTCCATAGAATTATATTCCTTGGAAAATAAATATTTATTTCGTAACTTTGTACTCAATTTAAAACCAATCAAAATGAAAACAAACAAAATAGTTTATTACATAAGCACGGGTTTATTAACCTTATTAATGCTTTTTTCTGCAGGAATGTATATTTTTAATCACGCAGAAGTAGCAGGAATGTTCGCTAATTTTGGGTACCCAACTTATATTATTTATCCATATGCAGTTGCAAAACTATTAGGATTAACAGCAATATGGTTCATAGGAAACAAAACATTAAAAGAATGGGCTTATGCAGGTTTTTTCTTCGCATTTATTTTTGCCTTCTTCGCACATTTTATGATTGGAGATGGCGAACAAATGGGGGCAGTAGTTGCAATGATACTATTAATAGTTTCTTATATATTCAATAAAAAAATAAACAATGTCAGATAACACAAGTTCAAAAGTAGTTTTAACTACCAAAAAATATTTAGCAGAAGCAAAAATGAGAAATCATTTTGCAGTAATAGACGAACCCGTAAATGCTGGTGGAGATGATAATGGACCAACACCAGTAGAATATTTATTAACAGCAATTGGAGGTTGTGTTTCTATTACTTTAAGAATGTATGCAGAAAGAAAAGGTTGGGATGTAGGTGAAATAACAGTTAATGTTTCACAAATAAAAGACGAAAATGGAACTCATTTAAGCGAAGAAATTTCATTCGAAAAAGAAATAGACGAAGATCAAAGAAAACGTTTGTTAGTAATCGCTGGCAAATGTCCAGTTGCGAAAATGGTAAAAGGAGAAACTGAAATAGTAAGCAGTATTCAGTAGTTCAGTTGGCAGTTTCAGTCAGCAGTCACAGTCACAGTCGCAGTTTTCAGAATAACTACGACAATTACACAGTTAAACAATTACACAATTACACAATTAAACATTTTAAAATATATGAAAAAGATATTAGCATTTGCAGGAAGTACAAGTTCAACATCTATCAATAAGAAGTTAGCAAGGTATGCCGCAGAAAATTTAGAAAACTCAAAATTCGATGTTATCGATTTAAGAGATTTTCCAATGGTAATTTATAGTGAAGACGAAGAAAAAGAAAACGGATTTCCAGAAAATGCAGAGAAATTCTCAAAATTATTAGATAAGTATGATGGTTTTATTTTGTCTTTAGCAGAACATAATGGCTCTTATGCAGCAGCTTTTAAAAACATTTTCGATTGGAGTTCAAGAATAGAAGCAAAAGTTTTTAGAAATAAATCGTTGTTATTAATGGCAACATCTCCTGGAGCAAGAGGAGGGCAATCTGTTTTAGAAGCTGGAGTTTCTAAATTTCCAAGAATGGGAGTTAAAGAACATTTTACATTTTCTTTGCCAAGCTTTTCAGACAATTTTAAAGACGGAAAAATAGTTGAAGAAGAATTAGATAAGCAATTAAAATCGACAATTAATGATTTCGAAAAATCTGTAAATCTGTAAATTATGAAAATAACTTTGTACGGAAGAAAAGGACATGCATACACAGTTGCATTTAAGAATTTCCTAAATTCTACAGATATTCCTTATGTTTATAAAGATGTTGCGTTAGATGAAGAAGCAAAAAAACATACAAAAGAATTATATGGTGGCGTTGTCAAATACCCAACTTTAATTGTTGATGAAGAAGTTTATTTAACACCAACAACAGAAGAATTTAATAAAATAATGCAAGACTTAAATTTAAGAGCGTA
This genomic window contains:
- a CDS encoding DoxX family protein, giving the protein MKTNKIVYYISTGLLTLLMLFSAGMYIFNHAEVAGMFANFGYPTYIIYPYAVAKLLGLTAIWFIGNKTLKEWAYAGFFFAFIFAFFAHFMIGDGEQMGAVVAMILLIVSYIFNKKINNVR
- a CDS encoding OsmC family protein; translation: MSDNTSSKVVLTTKKYLAEAKMRNHFAVIDEPVNAGGDDNGPTPVEYLLTAIGGCVSITLRMYAERKGWDVGEITVNVSQIKDENGTHLSEEISFEKEIDEDQRKRLLVIAGKCPVAKMVKGETEIVSSIQ
- a CDS encoding NADPH-dependent FMN reductase, with product MKKILAFAGSTSSTSINKKLARYAAENLENSKFDVIDLRDFPMVIYSEDEEKENGFPENAEKFSKLLDKYDGFILSLAEHNGSYAAAFKNIFDWSSRIEAKVFRNKSLLLMATSPGARGGQSVLEAGVSKFPRMGVKEHFTFSLPSFSDNFKDGKIVEEELDKQLKSTINDFEKSVNL
- a CDS encoding glutaredoxin family protein; this encodes MKITLYGRKGHAYTVAFKNFLNSTDIPYVYKDVALDEEAKKHTKELYGGVVKYPTLIVDEEVYLTPTTEEFNKIMQDLNLRA